From Brassica oleracea var. oleracea cultivar TO1000 chromosome C3, BOL, whole genome shotgun sequence, a single genomic window includes:
- the LOC106331573 gene encoding uncharacterized protein LOC106331573, whose protein sequence is MGKKRKATETSLDEVDRTVYASFRTAANSLSQLYTQSMNHQKLSFQAGERHGLEKLYQWIWRQQEGGSRVTPVDIINYIQNELECCTEEPPISPRAPPPQPTMHVTNSGLIASSGTSCPTAVPAVRSEQCENQAKNSVFSNALSSPVRRSLQNYQVPQGGYISGGTRSSELNRGSDSPSSFDSSMDMHAE, encoded by the exons ATGGGTAAGAAGAGAAAAGCTACAGAGACGAGCCTCGATGAGGTAGATCGGACTGTTTACGCCTCCTTTCGAACCGCCGCGAACTCGCTGTCTCAGCTTTACACTCAGTCCATGAACCACCAGAAACTCTCTTTCCAAGCAGGTGAACGCCATGGTCTG GAAAAACTGTACCAATGGATATGGAGACAACAAGAAGGAGGGTCAAGAGTGACTCCTGTGGATATAATCAATTACATTCAG AACGAGCTGGAGTGCTGCACAGAGGAGCCCCCAATATCCCCAAGAGCGCCGCCACCTCAACCAACAATGCATGTCACAAATTCCGGTCTCATTGCCTCTTCAGGCACGTCTTGCCCAACAGCTGTTCCGGCGGTTCGGTCTGAGCAATGCGAAAACCAGGCCAAGAACTCGGTTTTCTCAAACGCTCTTTCAAGTCCCGTACGCCGTAGTCTGCAGAACTACCAAGTTCCGCAAGGAGGATACATATCTGGCGGAACCAGAAGCAGTGAACTGAACAGGGGATCTGACTCTCCTAGTTCTTTTGATTCTTCAATGGACATGCATGCAGAATAA
- the LOC106330027 gene encoding uncharacterized protein LOC106330027, with amino-acid sequence MSQEKLYQWIWRQQEGGSRVTPVDIINYIQNELESCTEEHPISPRAPPPQPTMHVTNSGLITSSDTSCPTAVPVVRSEQCENQAKSSVFSNALSIPVRRSLQNYQIPQGGYISGGTRSSELNRGSDSPSSFDSS; translated from the exons ATGTCTCAGGAAAAACTGTACCAATGGATATGGAGACAACAAGAAGGAGGGTCAAGAGTGACCCCTGTGGATATAATCAATTACATTCAG AACGAGTTGGAGTCCTGCACAGAGGAACACCCAATATCCCCAAGAGCGCCGCCACCTCAACCAACAATGCATGTCACCAATTCCGGTCTCATTACCTCTTCAGACACGTCTTGCCCAACAGCTGTTCCAGTGGTTCGGTCTGAGCAATGCGAAAACCAGGCCAAGAGCTCGGTTTTCTCAAACGCTCTTTCAATTCCGGTACGCCGTAGTCTGCAGAACTACCAAATTCCGCAGGGAGGATACATATCTGGCGGAACCAGAAGCAGTGAATTGAACAGGGGATCTGACTCTCCAAGTTCTTTTGATTCTTCATAA